The following are encoded together in the Cyanobacterium aponinum PCC 10605 genome:
- a CDS encoding DUF3288 family protein translates to MVIDQKHPLGHIDREIVKQIFVEGKNDYNLAEVARLKIRYQNFPGARDIQFDLDSILQQWEMTEDELFAESRKLHQNSSIYRKKVKGDEEREDWS, encoded by the coding sequence ATGGTAATAGATCAAAAACATCCTTTAGGGCATATAGACAGAGAAATAGTTAAACAGATATTTGTTGAGGGAAAAAATGATTATAACTTAGCGGAAGTAGCAAGGCTAAAAATACGTTACCAAAATTTCCCCGGTGCTAGAGATATTCAATTTGACTTGGACTCCATCTTACAACAATGGGAAATGACTGAAGATGAATTATTTGCAGAATCAAGGAAGTTGCATCAAAATAGCTCTATCTATCGCAAAAAAGTGAAAGGGGATGAGGAGAGAGAAGATTGGAGTTAA
- a CDS encoding glucose-1-phosphate adenylyltransferase, with amino-acid sequence MKRVLSIILGGGAGTRLYPLTKLRAKPAVPLAGKYRLIDIPISNCINSEILKIYVLTQFNSASLNRHISKAYNFSGFSDGFVEVLAAQQTKENPDWFQGTADAVRQYLWLFEEWDVDEYIILSGDHLYRMDYSKFVQHHRDTNADITISVVPIDEQKASAFGLMKIDDNGRIISFSEKPEGEALKQMAVDTSILGLNPEQAKEKPYIASMGIYVFKKEVLEKLLRQNPNQTDFGKEVIPFAAKDHRIQAYLYKGYWEDIGTIEAFYDANLALTNQPQPDFSFYDEKAPIYTRSRYLPPTKLLNSNVTQSIIGEGCIIKECRINHCVLGVRTRIENNCIVEDTLVMGADFYEPFSVRKSKIEQGSVPVGIGANSTIRRAIIDKNARIGQNVIITNKDRVEEANREDEGFLIRNGIIVIIKNAVIPDNTVI; translated from the coding sequence ATGAAAAGAGTACTAAGCATCATCTTAGGCGGAGGCGCAGGTACAAGACTTTACCCCCTCACCAAACTACGGGCAAAACCAGCCGTGCCTTTAGCGGGGAAATATCGTTTAATAGACATTCCTATTAGCAACTGTATCAACTCAGAGATATTAAAAATCTACGTTTTAACTCAATTTAACTCTGCTTCCTTAAACCGTCACATTAGCAAAGCCTATAACTTTTCGGGCTTCAGTGATGGATTTGTAGAAGTATTAGCCGCTCAACAAACCAAAGAAAATCCTGATTGGTTTCAGGGTACAGCAGATGCAGTACGTCAATACTTATGGCTATTTGAAGAATGGGATGTAGATGAATATATTATCTTATCAGGAGATCATCTCTATCGCATGGACTATAGTAAATTTGTGCAACATCACCGTGATACTAATGCCGATATTACTATATCTGTTGTACCCATTGACGAACAAAAAGCCTCGGCTTTCGGTTTAATGAAAATCGATGACAATGGCAGAATTATTAGCTTTAGTGAAAAACCAGAAGGGGAAGCCCTCAAACAGATGGCAGTAGATACTTCTATTTTAGGTTTAAATCCTGAACAAGCTAAAGAAAAACCCTATATTGCTTCAATGGGTATTTATGTCTTCAAAAAAGAAGTATTGGAAAAACTCTTAAGACAAAACCCCAATCAAACAGACTTCGGGAAAGAAGTTATTCCCTTTGCGGCAAAAGATCATCGCATTCAGGCATACTTATATAAAGGTTATTGGGAAGATATTGGAACTATTGAGGCTTTCTATGACGCAAATTTAGCTCTAACTAATCAACCTCAACCTGATTTCAGCTTCTACGACGAAAAAGCTCCTATTTATACTCGTTCCCGTTATTTACCCCCCACTAAACTCTTAAATTCTAATGTAACTCAATCCATTATCGGTGAAGGTTGCATCATCAAAGAATGTCGTATTAATCACTGTGTTTTAGGGGTTCGTACTCGCATAGAAAACAACTGCATTGTCGAAGATACTTTAGTAATGGGTGCCGATTTTTACGAGCCTTTTAGCGTCAGAAAAAGCAAAATCGAACAAGGTAGCGTTCCAGTGGGAATAGGAGCAAACTCTACCATAAGAAGGGCTATTATAGACAAAAATGCTCGAATAGGTCAAAACGTGATCATTACAAATAAAGACAGAGTGGAAGAAGCTAATCGAGAAGATGAAGGTTTCTTAATCCGTAATGGCATCATCGTCATTATCAAAAATGCCGTTATTCCCGATAACACAGTTATTTAG
- a CDS encoding type II toxin-antitoxin system VapB family antitoxin yields MKTNIDLDEKLEKKGFAITGLRTKKELVNFALAE; encoded by the coding sequence ATGAAAACGAATATTGATCTTGATGAAAAACTCGAAAAAAAAGGCTTTGCTATCACAGGATTGAGAACCAAAAAAGAATTAGTGAATTTTGCTTTAGCTGAATGA
- the tilS gene encoding tRNA lysidine(34) synthetase TilS, which yields MGKSVWSLDHARLHKLLKDKDLVAKSSRILIAVSGGQDSLCLARLCLDLQSKWSWKIAIAHFDHQWECDRGLSSHIAKICDDWGVNFYLSQAQEKIREREGEARKYRYEALINIATEYDFNYLLTGHTRSDRAETFIYNLMRGAGIEGLTALNWRRKINENLTLVRPLLDFTRQETGQFCHKWQLPVWEDKYNQERKFARNRIRLDLIPYLQTEFNPQIEKHLTQTAEILRADLTYLKQETTRLYEQVYNHENNSLKCEELRKISLNFQRRIVKDFLVQNLQKMPNFEQIEAVVKLIESPNLTATSTLIKNKIAQVKNREILIKNN from the coding sequence ATGGGTAAATCTGTTTGGAGCTTAGATCATGCAAGGTTGCATAAATTATTAAAAGATAAAGATTTAGTAGCTAAATCTAGCAGAATTTTGATTGCTGTTTCTGGTGGCCAGGATTCTCTGTGTTTAGCTCGTTTATGCTTGGATTTACAGTCTAAATGGTCTTGGAAAATTGCGATCGCACATTTTGATCATCAATGGGAATGCGATCGAGGTTTAAGTTCTCATATTGCTAAGATATGTGATGATTGGGGGGTTAATTTTTATCTATCTCAAGCCCAAGAAAAAATTAGGGAAAGGGAAGGAGAGGCAAGAAAATATCGTTATGAAGCCCTGATTAATATTGCTACTGAGTATGATTTTAATTATCTTTTAACAGGACACACAAGAAGCGATCGCGCTGAAACATTTATCTATAATTTAATGAGAGGAGCAGGAATAGAAGGATTAACTGCGTTGAATTGGAGGAGAAAAATAAATGAGAATTTAACCCTTGTACGCCCTTTGCTCGATTTTACAAGGCAAGAAACAGGGCAATTTTGTCATAAGTGGCAGTTACCAGTATGGGAAGATAAATATAATCAAGAGCGTAAATTTGCTCGTAATCGCATTCGTTTGGATTTAATACCTTACTTACAAACAGAATTTAATCCTCAAATAGAAAAACATTTAACCCAAACCGCCGAAATTCTCAGAGCAGATTTAACCTATTTAAAACAGGAAACAACCAGACTTTATGAACAAGTTTATAATCACGAAAATAACAGCTTAAAATGTGAAGAACTCAGAAAAATTAGCCTTAATTTCCAAAGAAGAATTGTCAAGGATTTTTTAGTCCAAAACTTGCAAAAGATGCCTAATTTTGAGCAGATAGAAGCGGTTGTTAAGTTAATTGAATCCCCTAACCTCACCGCTACTTCTACTTTAATTAAAAATAAAATTGCTCAAGTCAAAAATAGGGAAATATTGATCAAAAATAATTAA
- a CDS encoding DUF2288 domain-containing protein, with the protein MSDFKAQLKEQLAEVDWKDLIPHAQRDALIIVHPQLDLIEVGCAIALDDTFLVQNWISEQLIKKPSSEELSNWNEEPEIKFKTLIVQPFVIASVIPSI; encoded by the coding sequence ATGTCAGATTTTAAAGCACAATTAAAAGAACAGTTAGCTGAAGTTGATTGGAAAGATTTAATACCCCACGCTCAAAGAGATGCTCTTATTATTGTACACCCTCAACTAGATCTTATTGAAGTAGGATGTGCGATCGCACTTGATGATACTTTCTTAGTACAAAATTGGATTAGTGAGCAGTTAATAAAAAAACCCTCCTCAGAAGAATTAAGTAACTGGAATGAAGAACCAGAAATAAAATTTAAAACCTTAATAGTACAACCCTTTGTCATCGCCTCAGTTATTCCCTCCATCTAA
- a CDS encoding glutamate decarboxylase — translation MALSEKDFIREYINDDIYASVDLSKAMPKYRFPDKENEPRHVYQLIHDELMLDGNARQNLATFCQTWLEPEVHQLMDECIDKNMVDKDEYPQTAELESRCVHMLADLWNSPDAVNTMGCSTTGSSEAAMLGGLAMKWRWRKKMEAQGKPTDKPNLICGPVQICWHKFARYWDIELREIPMEENRLLMTPEEVIKRCDENTIGVVPTLGVTFTCGYEPVKAVSDALDKLQDEKGWDIPIHVDGASGAFLAPFCVPELEWDFRLPRVKSINTSGHKFGLAPLGCGWIIWRDKEDLPEELIFKVNYLGGEMSVFALNFSRPGGQIICQYYNFLRLGKEGYRKIQMACYETAQYLAEEIAKMEPFEILYNGDEKSGIPAISWKIKDGYDTKGYTLYDFADRLRSRGWQVPAYSLPANCQHMVIQRILVRHGVSRDLASLLVEDMKRCLDYLDKHPISKPLTAQEATGYHH, via the coding sequence ATGGCACTTTCAGAAAAAGATTTTATTCGTGAATATATCAATGACGATATTTACGCATCAGTTGATTTATCTAAAGCGATGCCGAAGTATCGGTTTCCTGACAAAGAAAATGAACCCCGCCATGTTTATCAATTGATTCACGATGAATTAATGCTTGATGGTAACGCTCGTCAGAATTTAGCTACATTTTGTCAAACTTGGCTCGAACCAGAAGTTCATCAACTAATGGATGAGTGCATAGATAAAAATATGGTAGATAAAGACGAGTATCCCCAAACGGCAGAATTAGAATCTCGTTGTGTTCATATGTTAGCAGACCTTTGGAATTCTCCTGATGCGGTAAATACCATGGGATGTTCTACCACTGGCTCTAGCGAAGCGGCAATGCTTGGTGGATTAGCGATGAAATGGCGTTGGCGCAAAAAAATGGAAGCCCAAGGCAAACCCACAGACAAACCTAATTTAATTTGTGGACCTGTGCAAATATGTTGGCATAAATTCGCCCGTTATTGGGATATAGAGTTGCGGGAAATTCCCATGGAAGAAAACCGTTTATTAATGACTCCTGAAGAAGTAATTAAGCGTTGCGATGAAAATACCATTGGCGTTGTGCCAACCCTTGGAGTAACTTTTACCTGTGGCTATGAACCCGTAAAAGCAGTTAGTGATGCTTTAGATAAACTACAAGATGAGAAAGGTTGGGATATACCGATTCATGTGGACGGGGCTAGTGGGGCTTTTCTTGCTCCTTTTTGTGTTCCAGAATTAGAATGGGATTTTCGCCTGCCTCGTGTTAAATCGATCAATACCTCTGGACATAAATTTGGTTTAGCACCTCTAGGATGTGGTTGGATTATTTGGCGTGATAAGGAAGACTTACCCGAAGAACTAATTTTCAAAGTCAATTATCTAGGCGGAGAAATGTCGGTATTCGCTCTCAATTTTTCTCGTCCCGGAGGTCAAATTATTTGTCAATACTATAATTTTTTGCGTCTGGGAAAAGAAGGCTACCGCAAAATTCAAATGGCTTGTTATGAAACTGCTCAATATTTAGCCGAAGAAATAGCAAAAATGGAGCCTTTTGAGATTCTATATAATGGCGATGAAAAATCAGGGATTCCAGCCATAAGTTGGAAAATCAAAGATGGTTATGACACAAAAGGCTATACCCTTTATGATTTTGCCGATCGCCTCCGTTCTCGTGGTTGGCAAGTTCCCGCTTATTCTTTACCCGCTAATTGTCAACATATGGTTATTCAACGTATTTTAGTTCGCCATGGTGTCAGTCGAGACTTAGCATCTTTATTAGTTGAAGATATGAAGCGTTGTCTTGATTATTTGGACAAACATCCCATTTCTAAACCTTTAACTGCCCAAGAAGCAACCGGGTATCATCATTAA
- the thiO gene encoding glycine oxidase ThiO → MKATNEIIIIGGGIIGLAIAIELKLRGIGVTILSRNYQQAATNAAAGMLAPRAEGLPQGEMLDLALASLALYPEWVAKLEQISGEDTDFNPCGIIAPVYQAPQKIEQDYHSVWLDKKNLQYYQPNLSEDIVGGWWYPEEGQVDPRRLGKMLLQVAQSLGVEIKEGVEAIAFSREHGKIKNVLTKSGIFSADIYILAGGAWSGKLNPLPVKPIKGEMLSLKMPLEMPLERVIFGDNTYLVPKQDGRLIVGATVEDKGWHEGNTAQGINELLNRAIKLYPPLADWQLLETWYGYRPCTPDEKPIFGYGDAQNLILATGHYRNGILLAPITAQLISNLVSDKITEPLIKPFTYQRFQENLSPSTSSIMNYPTPLNNGKLISTSTPDLSSDDDTLIIAGRKFNSRLMTGTGKYKTIPLMQQSVIASGCDIVTVAVRRVQSNAPGHEGLAEALDWKRIWMLPNTAGCTNAEEAIRVARLGREMAKLLGQEDNNFVKLEVIPDSKYLLPDPIGTLQAAEQLVKEGFAVLPYINADPLLCKRLEEVGCATVMPLGSPIGSGQGIKNLENIKIIIEQSNVPVVIDAGIGTPSEACLGMEIGADALLINSAIALAQNPVKMAKAMGLATQAGRMAYQAGRIPIKTHANASSPLTGVIK, encoded by the coding sequence ATGAAAGCTACCAACGAAATTATTATCATTGGTGGAGGAATTATTGGACTGGCGATCGCCATTGAGTTAAAATTAAGGGGTATCGGTGTCACTATCCTCAGCCGAAACTATCAACAAGCCGCCACTAACGCCGCCGCAGGAATGTTAGCACCTAGGGCGGAGGGTTTGCCTCAAGGGGAAATGTTAGATTTAGCTTTGGCTAGTTTAGCTCTTTATCCTGAATGGGTGGCAAAATTAGAGCAAATTAGTGGAGAAGATACCGATTTTAACCCCTGTGGTATTATTGCTCCTGTGTATCAAGCTCCCCAGAAAATAGAGCAGGACTATCATAGTGTTTGGTTAGATAAAAAAAACCTCCAATATTATCAACCTAACCTCAGTGAAGATATTGTCGGTGGTTGGTGGTATCCCGAAGAAGGACAAGTTGATCCTCGTCGTCTAGGTAAGATGTTGTTGCAAGTAGCCCAATCCCTCGGTGTGGAAATAAAAGAAGGAGTAGAAGCGATCGCATTTAGTCGGGAACACGGTAAAATCAAAAATGTTTTAACCAAATCAGGTATATTTTCAGCAGATATTTATATTCTTGCTGGAGGTGCATGGAGCGGTAAACTTAACCCCTTACCAGTAAAGCCCATAAAAGGGGAAATGTTAAGTCTAAAAATGCCCTTAGAAATGCCTTTAGAAAGAGTAATTTTCGGAGATAATACCTACCTTGTACCCAAACAAGACGGCAGATTAATTGTCGGGGCAACGGTAGAAGATAAAGGATGGCACGAAGGCAACACTGCCCAAGGCATTAATGAACTATTGAACAGAGCGATAAAACTTTATCCTCCTTTAGCAGATTGGCAATTATTAGAAACATGGTATGGCTATCGCCCCTGCACTCCCGATGAAAAACCAATTTTTGGTTATGGAGATGCCCAAAATCTGATTTTAGCAACGGGGCATTATCGCAATGGTATTTTATTAGCGCCGATTACCGCCCAACTAATTAGTAACCTAGTAAGTGATAAAATTACAGAACCTTTAATTAAACCTTTTACTTATCAACGTTTTCAAGAAAATTTATCCCCCTCGACTTCTTCGATTATGAATTATCCTACCCCTCTTAATAACGGCAAACTAATTTCTACCTCTACTCCTGATTTAAGTAGCGATGATGATACTTTGATAATTGCTGGACGAAAATTTAATTCTCGTTTAATGACAGGTACAGGTAAATATAAAACTATCCCCTTAATGCAACAAAGTGTGATTGCTAGTGGTTGCGATATTGTTACGGTTGCCGTTAGACGAGTACAAAGTAATGCACCGGGTCATGAGGGATTAGCCGAAGCCCTTGATTGGAAGCGTATTTGGATGTTGCCCAACACCGCAGGATGTACTAATGCCGAAGAAGCCATCAGAGTGGCTCGTTTAGGAAGGGAAATGGCAAAATTACTTGGTCAAGAAGATAATAATTTTGTCAAACTGGAGGTTATACCCGATTCTAAATATTTATTACCCGATCCTATCGGTACACTACAAGCGGCAGAACAGCTAGTTAAAGAAGGTTTTGCGGTGTTACCCTATATCAATGCAGATCCTTTACTATGCAAACGTTTAGAAGAAGTAGGATGTGCTACGGTTATGCCTTTGGGTTCTCCCATTGGTTCAGGGCAGGGTATTAAAAATTTGGAAAATATCAAAATTATCATTGAGCAGTCTAATGTTCCTGTTGTGATTGATGCGGGGATTGGCACTCCTAGCGAAGCCTGTTTAGGTATGGAAATTGGTGCAGATGCTTTATTAATCAACAGCGCGATCGCACTTGCTCAAAATCCAGTGAAAATGGCAAAAGCTATGGGATTAGCTACCCAAGCAGGAAGAATGGCTTATCAAGCAGGACGTATTCCTATTAAAACCCATGCTAATGCTAGTTCTCCTTTAACTGGAGTTATTAAATAG
- the def gene encoding peptide deformylase yields the protein MNLTTIEKEKLAIPPLQLHYLGDRTLRQNTKRINKIDDSVRELAKQMLQTMYTENGIGLAAPQIGVHKQMIVVDCQPDNPASQPMVLINPEITKFSKDLCVAEEGCLSIPNVFLEVIRPRNIQLTYKDESGKKHKIKASGLLSRVIQHEMDHLHGILFVDRVKNSIALGEELKKKGFSIEAVQPVH from the coding sequence ATGAATTTAACAACTATAGAAAAAGAAAAATTAGCTATTCCACCTCTACAATTACATTATCTAGGCGATCGCACCCTTCGACAAAACACGAAAAGAATCAACAAAATAGATGACAGTGTCAGAGAATTAGCCAAACAAATGTTGCAAACCATGTACACCGAAAACGGTATTGGTTTAGCCGCTCCTCAAATAGGTGTACATAAACAAATGATTGTTGTTGATTGTCAACCCGATAATCCTGCATCTCAACCAATGGTATTAATAAATCCTGAAATTACAAAATTCAGTAAAGATTTATGTGTTGCGGAAGAAGGTTGTTTAAGTATTCCCAACGTTTTTCTTGAGGTAATTCGCCCCCGAAATATACAGCTTACCTATAAAGATGAATCAGGAAAGAAACATAAAATTAAAGCATCTGGATTACTCTCCCGTGTAATTCAGCACGAAATGGATCATCTTCATGGCATATTATTTGTGGATAGGGTAAAAAATAGTATTGCTTTAGGAGAAGAATTAAAGAAAAAAGGTTTTTCCATCGAAGCAGTTCAACCAGTTCATTAG
- a CDS encoding YbaB/EbfC family nucleoid-associated protein produces MAEKKGFGLGLGKMKELANAFQKAQQIQEDAKKLQEELETMQIKGQCENGLVVVTMSGNQEPLKVEIKPEAMGEGAEKLSEMVTEAVRDAYQISTTTMREKMEALTGNLGLPGM; encoded by the coding sequence ATGGCAGAAAAAAAAGGATTCGGTTTAGGCTTAGGTAAAATGAAAGAACTAGCTAACGCCTTCCAAAAAGCTCAACAAATTCAGGAAGATGCCAAAAAATTGCAGGAAGAATTAGAAACCATGCAAATTAAAGGGCAGTGCGAAAACGGTTTAGTTGTAGTCACCATGAGTGGCAATCAAGAGCCTTTAAAAGTGGAAATTAAACCCGAAGCTATGGGAGAAGGTGCAGAAAAACTTTCTGAAATGGTTACAGAAGCTGTTAGAGACGCATATCAAATTTCTACCACTACTATGCGTGAAAAAATGGAAGCGTTAACAGGTAACCTAGGTTTACCCGGAATGTAG
- a CDS encoding low molecular weight protein-tyrosine-phosphatase, whose amino-acid sequence MEKTKLLFVCLGNICRSPSAENIMNHLIEKKGLAEKFECDSAGTSNYHIGSPPDRRMKEAARKRGIELRGKARQIEEFDLEYYDLILAMDKSNYHNILALDPKGKYKHKVKLMCDFAKNFTDQEVPDPYYGGESGFNYVIDLLLDACQGLLDYCQEKMVKN is encoded by the coding sequence ATGGAGAAAACAAAACTATTATTTGTCTGTTTGGGGAATATATGTAGATCGCCTTCAGCAGAAAATATCATGAATCACTTAATAGAAAAAAAAGGTTTAGCAGAAAAATTTGAATGTGATTCAGCCGGTACATCAAATTATCACATCGGTTCACCGCCCGATAGAAGAATGAAGGAAGCCGCTAGAAAAAGAGGCATAGAATTGAGAGGAAAAGCAAGACAGATAGAAGAATTCGACTTAGAATATTATGACTTAATTTTAGCAATGGATAAGTCTAATTATCATAATATTTTAGCTTTAGATCCCAAAGGCAAATATAAACATAAAGTTAAATTAATGTGTGATTTTGCTAAAAATTTTACAGATCAAGAAGTTCCTGATCCCTACTATGGTGGAGAATCAGGTTTTAATTATGTCATCGATTTATTATTAGATGCTTGTCAGGGACTACTTGATTATTGTCAAGAGAAAATGGTGAAAAATTAA
- a CDS encoding ABC transporter ATP-binding protein, translating to MNSDINHPLSRLLKYSRKYRSSIYQAITCSILNKLFDLAPPVLIGAAVDVVVQKQDSIIAKLGVKDVFGQLTVLTILSVIIWGLESLFEYGYERLWRNLAQNIQHDLRLNAYSHIQDLELEYFESRSTGRLLSILNDDINQLERFLDVGANEILQVLTTVVIISGAFFFLSPSTAWMTILPIPVIIWGAIAFQKLLAPRYGDVREKVSLLNGRLANNLTGITTIKSFTTEHYEIQRVRKDSEAYLDSNQKAIALSAAFVPLIRLVILVAFTAILLFGGMEVEKGNLAVGTYSVLVFMTQRLLWPLTRLGQTLDLYQRAMASTARVMDLLDTPITIHSGDTPLALENVKGAIAFNHITFAYHQRQPVIEEFNLEIPAGATIAIVGSTGSGKSTIVKLLLRFYEIQKGSITLDGMDIRKIVLYDLRRAIGLVSQEVFLFHGSVRENIAYGNPHVSDEEIINAAKIAEAHDFIMSLPEGYDTIVGERGQKLSGGQRQRLSIARAILKNPPILILDEATSAVDNDTEAAIARSLTHITENRTTIMIAHRLSTIRHADCIYVLEKGQIVEQGKHEDLVTKGGVYSNLWRVQTGE from the coding sequence ATGAATTCTGACATCAATCATCCTCTATCACGATTATTAAAATACTCTCGTAAGTATCGCTCATCCATTTATCAAGCCATAACCTGTTCTATTCTTAACAAGTTGTTTGATTTAGCACCTCCTGTGTTAATTGGAGCGGCTGTAGATGTGGTAGTTCAAAAACAAGATTCTATTATCGCTAAACTTGGAGTTAAGGATGTTTTTGGTCAATTAACGGTTTTAACTATACTCTCGGTCATTATATGGGGCTTGGAATCACTTTTTGAATATGGATACGAACGTTTGTGGCGTAATTTAGCTCAGAATATTCAACATGATTTGAGACTTAATGCTTATAGTCATATTCAGGATTTGGAATTGGAGTATTTTGAAAGTCGTAGCACGGGAAGATTGTTATCGATTTTGAATGATGATATTAACCAGTTAGAACGATTTTTAGATGTTGGGGCAAATGAGATTTTACAGGTTTTAACGACAGTGGTTATTATTAGTGGAGCTTTTTTCTTCCTTTCTCCTTCCACTGCTTGGATGACTATTCTTCCTATACCTGTAATTATTTGGGGTGCGATCGCATTTCAGAAATTGTTAGCTCCCCGTTATGGTGATGTGCGAGAAAAGGTTAGTTTACTTAATGGCAGATTAGCCAATAATTTGACGGGCATTACAACCATCAAAAGTTTCACCACAGAACATTATGAAATTCAACGGGTAAGAAAAGATAGTGAAGCCTATTTAGATAGTAACCAAAAAGCGATCGCGCTGAGTGCGGCTTTTGTGCCTTTAATTCGTTTAGTGATTTTAGTGGCTTTTACTGCGATTCTCTTATTCGGGGGCATGGAAGTAGAGAAGGGCAATTTAGCAGTAGGTACTTATAGCGTATTAGTGTTTATGACCCAAAGGTTATTATGGCCTTTAACTCGTCTTGGACAAACTTTAGATTTATATCAACGGGCGATGGCTTCCACTGCTAGAGTTATGGATTTACTAGATACTCCCATTACTATTCATTCGGGAGATACTCCTCTCGCCTTAGAAAATGTAAAAGGTGCGATCGCATTTAATCATATTACCTTTGCCTATCATCAAAGACAACCAGTTATTGAAGAATTTAATTTAGAAATACCTGCGGGGGCAACTATTGCTATTGTCGGTTCAACGGGTTCAGGAAAGAGTACCATAGTTAAGTTATTATTACGTTTCTATGAGATTCAAAAAGGAAGCATTACCCTTGACGGTATGGATATAAGGAAAATAGTGCTTTATGATTTACGTCGTGCCATTGGTTTAGTATCTCAGGAGGTATTTTTGTTTCATGGCAGTGTGAGAGAAAATATCGCCTATGGTAATCCCCATGTTAGTGATGAGGAAATTATCAACGCCGCAAAAATAGCGGAAGCCCATGATTTTATAATGTCGCTACCTGAAGGATATGATACTATCGTCGGGGAAAGAGGTCAGAAATTATCGGGGGGGCAAAGACAACGTTTATCTATTGCTAGGGCTATTCTCAAAAACCCTCCTATTCTCATCCTCGATGAAGCCACATCCGCCGTTGACAATGACACTGAAGCTGCGATCGCACGTTCTTTAACTCATATTACAGAAAACAGAACAACTATTATGATTGCCCATCGTCTTTCTACCATTCGCCATGCAGACTGTATTTATGTTTTGGAAAAAGGGCAAATTGTCGAACAAGGTAAACACGAGGATTTAGTTACAAAAGGCGGAGTCTATAGCAATTTATGGAGAGTGCAGACAGGGGAGTAA